One segment of Anopheles stephensi strain Indian chromosome 3, UCI_ANSTEP_V1.0, whole genome shotgun sequence DNA contains the following:
- the LOC118511819 gene encoding proteasome subunit beta type-1 gives MLGMENFPEYEVPGARKVQFYPYESNGGSVVAIAGEDFAVIGADTRLSSGYSIHTRTQNKLFRLSDSTVLASTGCWCDTLALTSLVKVRMQMYKDQHQKNMSTPAVAQMLSILMYNRRFFPYYVSNVLAGLDQNGKGVVYSYDPIGHCEMTTYRAGGSAGPLLQPVLDNQIGQKNMLNVDPEPVKMEKAVSIIKDTFISATERDIYTGDSVIINIITKDGIKEETLHLRKD, from the exons ATGCTTGGAATGGAAAACTTCCCCGAGTACGAGGTGCCTGGAGCCCGCAAAGTGCAGTTTTATCCCTACGAATCGAACGGCGG GAGCGTTGTCGCTATTGCCGGTGAAGATTTTGCCGTAATCGGTGCGGACACACGGCTAAGCTCCGGTTACTCcattcacacacgcacgcagaaCAAACTGTTCCGTCTTTCGGACAGTACGGTTCTGGCATCGACCGGTTGCTGGTGCGATACGCTCGCGCTGACCAGCCTGGTGAAGGTGCGCATGCAAATGTACAAGGATCAGCATCAGAAGAACATGTCCACGCCGGCCGTTGCTCAGATGCTGTCCATTCTGATGTACAACCGTCGGTTCTTCCCGTACTACGTGTCGAACGTGCTGGCCGGACTGGACCAGAACGGTAAGGGCGTCGTGTACAGCTACGACCCGATCGGACACTGCGAGATGACAACGTACCGGGCTGGAGGCTCGGCCGGACCATTGTTGCAGCCGGTGTTGGACAATCAAATTGGCCAGAAGAACATGCTCAACGTGGATCCGGAACCGGTGAAGATGGAGAAAGCCGTCTCGATCATTAAGGACACGTTCATTTCGGCGACGGAGCGCGATATCTACACGGGAGATTCCGTTATCATCAACATAATTACTAAGGATGGCATCAAGGAGGAGACGCTGCACCTCCGAAAGGATTAG
- the LOC118511820 gene encoding endothelial differentiation-related factor 1 homolog: MSESDWDTVTILRKKAPKAATLKTESAINKARRQGIPVETTQKFNAGTNKQHVAAKNTAKLDRETDELRHKTVAPSVAKLIMQGRQAKGLSQKDLATQICEKPQIVNDYEAGRGIPNNLILGKIERVIGIKLRGKDIGTPMLPPGKK; the protein is encoded by the exons ATGTCGGAAAGCGACTGGGACACGGTGACCATATTGCGTAAAAAGGCTCCGAAAGCGGCCACACTAAAGACTGAATCTGCCATCAATAAGGCACGTCGTCAGGGAATTCCGGTTGAAACGACACAGAAAT TCAACGCTGGAACGAACAAACAGCATGTCGCGGCTAAAAATACGGCCAAACTGGATCGCGAAACGGACGAGCTGCGTCACAAAACGGTTGCACCGTCGGTGGCCAAGCTAATCATGCAGGGCCGACAGGCGAAGGGACTGAGCCAGAAGGATCTCGCTACG CAAATTTGTGAAAAGCCACAAATCGTTAACGACTACGAGGCGGGCCGTGGCATTCCAAACAATTTGATTCTCGGCAAAATTGAGCGCGTCATCGGCATCAAGCTGAGGGGCAAAGACATCGGCACACCGATGCTGCCTCCCGGCAAGAAGTGA
- the LOC118511818 gene encoding prostaglandin E synthase 2, with product MATFRLGAIASIATKIPHQNVAKLQRITFVRQLATGAAPKKPTSTLGLALKGMAVGALVGTGWSSYSYFKGGPTDHMLHEHVGPKVLDKLPDVKIMRKVVNPKDDSGLDLVLFQFQTCPFCCKVRAFLDHSGLSYSVVEVDAVLRQDIRWSDSKKVPILLAKTKSGKYVQLTDSSMIVSSISSFLRDKKQDIGELAKYYPSISYENDAGRKVFDIMNKYFLMFQEKKTDNRSKEEQEEERKWRAWADDHLVHLISPNVYRTKDEALETFEWFSDVGEWNVHFPKWERDLMVYVGAFAMWGISKRLKARHQLSDDVRSHIYDACDRWIGEIEKKKTVFHGGSQPNLADLAVFGVLNSMEGCQAFKDCLENSKIGPWFYAVKEKVLKNRGNLV from the exons ATGGCTACGTTCCGTTTGGGTGCAATTGCATCAATTGCAACGAAAATTCCACATCAAAATGTGGCTAAACTGCAGCGGATAACCTTCGTTCGCCAGCTGGCTACCGGAGCAGCACCGAAAAAACCTACCAGCACACTGGGGTTGGCGCTAAAGGGCATGGCGGTCGGAGCTTTGGTCGGCACGGGATGGTCCAGCTACAGTTACTTCAAGGGCGGCCCAACAGATCATATGCTGCACGAGCATGTCGGTCCGAAGGTGCTCGACAAGCTGCCGGATGTAAAAATAATGcgcaaagtagtcaacccgAAGGATGATTCCGGCTTGGATTTGGTGCTGTTCCAGTTTCAAACCTGCCCATTCTGTTGCAAG GTTCGCGCCTTCCTTGATCACAGCGGACTGTCGTACtcggtggtggaggttgaTGCAGTTCTACGCCAGGACATACGCTGGTCGGACAGTAAAAAGGTTCCGATTTTGTTGGCAAAGACGAAATCCGGCAAGTACGTTCAGCTGACGGACTCGAGCATGATCGTGTCATCGATTTCAAGCTTTCTACGCGACAAAAAGCAGGACATTGGTGAGCTGGCCAAATACTATCCTTCGATATCGTACGAGAATGATGCCGGCCGGAAGGTGTTTGACATCATGAACAAGTACTTCCTGATGTTCCAGGAAAAGAAGACCGACAATCGTTCAAAGGAAGAGCAAGA GGAGGAACGTAAATGGCGCGCTTGGGCTGACGATCACTTGGTGCATCTGATTTCCCCGAACGTGTACCGAACGAAGGACGAAGCACTGGAAACGTTCGAATGGTTTTCGGACGTTGGCGAGTGGAACGTGCACTTCCCGAAGTGGGAACGGGATTTGATGGTGTACGTGGGAGCCTTCGCAATGTGGGGCATTAGCAAGCGGTTAAAGGCACGGCACCAGCTCAGTGACGATGTTCGATCGCATATATACGATGCGTGCGATCGATGGATCggtgaaattgaaaagaagaaaaccgtCTTTCACGGTGGTTCGCAGCCAAATCTGGCCGATCTGGCCGTGTTTGGCGTGCTGAACAGCATGGAAGGATGTCAAGCTTTTAAGGATTGTTTGGAAAACTCCAAGATTGGCCCGTGGTTCTATGCGGTGAAGGAGAAGGTGCTTAAAAATCGGGGCAATCTGGTGTAA